The segment ACTTAAAACCTTGAATTAGCTATTTTTTCCACCACAGAGGCCAGATTTTAGGATAGTCTGTTACAGCCTTTCATACTGATGGCCTGTCAAGCCAGACTTACCATAATCATTTCACCCAGTCACTCTGCCAGGGTGCTCTCCAGTAAGAACTTCAAGATCTGGGGTCACTTTCTGTGTCTCCAAACAGGTCCTCTCATTATCAGCTGCCATGGTAACCTGCACCCACCTTCCATGATCCACACTGGCCTGTGCGTGTTGGTCCCTCCCCTTGCTGATGTCTGACATTGTGTGTCCCAGCTTGGAAGTGAACCAGTCGACAATTTCTTGATTGGTGAGTTTGGGCCGCTCAGACGGCGGCCTCTCCGTGTCCTCTCCCTTTAGTGTCTTTGTGTCCTGGAAGTGCCTCTGAAGGACGCTCTGCGCTTGTTCCGTGAGCGAAGCGGAGCTCTGCCCGTTCTGTTTCTTGCCGCTTAAGGTTTGGAACTGTTCCATCCACTCCAGGGTTCCATTCTTCAGAGCCAGACGGCTGTCCTTGAACCAGCGAACAATCTCCGTGCGCACGAGGCCTGTCTGGATTTCCAGGTGGTTGTACTCGTCCGGTGATGGCCACTGTGTCTGGGTGAAAACGTCCTTGAGCAGGCTTAAGGACTTGCCGTCGATGGGCTCGGCACACGTGGAGGTTGTGAGAATGGGAAGGGGCGAGGACCTAGCTCTGTTATCCTGATCGTGGACTCCATTTTGTGAGCCCCGCTGTTTTGGGCCCATGGAGTTCAGCAGGGCCTGCTCTAGATTATCCCGGAGCGCCCGACGCTCCGTAAACCAGCAGTCGATCTCGTTCTTGGAGAGTTTGGTGTCCGCCACAAGGTGGTCGATTTCAGCCTGCGTTGGGAAGCTGGTGCGCTGGAAACTCTCCTCCAGCATTTGCAGTTGCTCTGAAGACTtgcccttcactctctccaggAGGGGGAACTGCGTGGGAACGGACTTCTGTGGTTGGCCGTCTTTCAGCAGAACCTCAGACTTGATCTGCAGAGCACTCTTATGGCTGCTGTGACGCTGGTCACTGAACCATTTCTTGATCTCGCCCCAGGAGAGACCAGTGACCTCTATAAGGCGATACACCTCCTCATCATCGGGGAACTGACACAGGCTATAACTAGCCTTAAGTTCTCTTATCTGATCGGGTGTTTTGTTGCAGTCTGATAAGCTGGGGGTAGGGGAGGCTGATTTGGGCACGGTCTGAAGGGACTTGATGATAGAGGGCCGCTTCACCTCCGTAGCAACGATGGGCGCCGTGAGGGGCCTCTTGACTGCCTGTGCCACGTGGGTCGCTACCGTCAATGCAATCGGTGCACACGTCACAGTCGTCCCGTTGGCAACTGTTGTCAGCACAAGACTAGACGTCCCAAGCAGATGGCATGGGACGGTCTGGATAAGGGACTGTGAGGATTTGTTGGACTGGGTCAGCTGGGCAGGTAATACGGTGAATGCCGTGTGTGGGACTGGCTGGATGGTGCCATTGAACATTTTCTTGCGAGcctcctcaacctcctcaggtGACCAACTGATGCCCTGTTTCAGCCTCTGAGTCGTGAACCACACCTTGATTTGTTCCTCTGGGTGTTTCGAGGCGGCGGTGAGCCAAGACAGCTCAGCCTGGGTCGGGTAGGGGAATTTCTGGAAAGAAGTGATGAGTGTCAAATTGCCGTCCAGAGAGGGGTTGTACTTAGAAGTGTTCAACGGTACAGCAATTTTTGGAACAAGATTGAAGTTGGGTGGACGCTGTAGGGAGGGCATTATGTGAGAGAGTCCATCTTTCAGTGATGCATCTGGAATGATCACAGTTCCGTTCACATTCACTGCAGTGTACTGCTTTTTAGGAAGGTCTGGGTTGTATTCCATCTGACCATCAACCGATGGACGCTTGATGTCTGGTTTTGGCTTACCAATCTTTACTGTAGTGGACTTACTGAGGGGAAATGTGGCAAAGTCCTCCCCACCACCTTGGGCACTGGTCACATCATAGATGACTGCACAATTTGAACCTTCAATGGTTTGCTCCAGAATGGTCTGGCtgttcagtttgattcttctgAACTTGAAGTTACTTTCTCCAGGGTGACACTTCTCATTGTGCTCGGTCAAAGTGTCAAACTTTTTCGTGTTGAAGTTGCAGACAGCACACAGGTACAGAGGGTTCAGAATGACGTTGGGGTGGTTAGAGTCTACGTGTTCTTTGAACTCGTTCAGGTTCTGCGTGGAGAAGGTACAGTATTTACATTCGTAGCCTCCCTGGAGCTTCCGCTGCGGCCGGGGTTCTGCTTCAGTCCTCTCGGGCTCGGTCACCACACGTGCCGAGCTCACCGGGCCGGGGCTCTTCACCGATGCCCCGTCCTCGCCGTGGAGCAGAGAAGCAGATCCGTTCTCCACAGCACTGTTGACCGGAGGAGAGTCCATGTCATCTGGGTCATCCTGCTCCATCATGTCGCTAGGTCGGATCATACAGGGAGTCGAAGACTTCCTTCGGCTGGCCATTATTGAAGAAGGCAATAGGATGGCCTTGGAGAGAAACTGTAGGTGTGAGGTGAGATTCTGTCTGCTGGAGAATCTTCACTGGGCGTTCCTGCTGACTGTTAACGTCAGCTCCTGTGGAGGACTTCATGAGACTTCATCACAGATCGTTAGACCTACACcagggaaggaagaaagagagtgttaaTCGTTATTGTTATTTACTGC is part of the Clupea harengus unplaced genomic scaffold, Ch_v2.0.2, whole genome shotgun sequence genome and harbors:
- the zhx2a gene encoding zinc fingers and homeoboxes protein 2a, translating into MASRRKSSTPCMIRPSDMMEQDDPDDMDSPPVNSAVENGSASLLHGEDGASVKSPGPVSSARVVTEPERTEAEPRPQRKLQGGYECKYCTFSTQNLNEFKEHVDSNHPNVILNPLYLCAVCNFNTKKFDTLTEHNEKCHPGESNFKFRRIKLNSQTILEQTIEGSNCAVIYDVTSAQGGGEDFATFPLSKSTTVKIGKPKPDIKRPSVDGQMEYNPDLPKKQYTAVNVNGTVIIPDASLKDGLSHIMPSLQRPPNFNLVPKIAVPLNTSKYNPSLDGNLTLITSFQKFPYPTQAELSWLTAASKHPEEQIKVWFTTQRLKQGISWSPEEVEEARKKMFNGTIQPVPHTAFTVLPAQLTQSNKSSQSLIQTVPCHLLGTSSLVLTTVANGTTVTCAPIALTVATHVAQAVKRPLTAPIVATEVKRPSIIKSLQTVPKSASPTPSLSDCNKTPDQIRELKASYSLCQFPDDEEVYRLIEVTGLSWGEIKKWFSDQRHSSHKSALQIKSEVLLKDGQPQKSVPTQFPLLERVKGKSSEQLQMLEESFQRTSFPTQAEIDHLVADTKLSKNEIDCWFTERRALRDNLEQALLNSMGPKQRGSQNGVHDQDNRARSSPLPILTTSTCAEPIDGKSLSLLKDVFTQTQWPSPDEYNHLEIQTGLVRTEIVRWFKDSRLALKNGTLEWMEQFQTLSGKKQNGQSSASLTEQAQSVLQRHFQDTKTLKGEDTERPPSERPKLTNQEIVDWFTSKLGHTMSDISKGRDQHAQASVDHGRWVQVTMAADNERTCLETQKVTPDLEVLTGEHPGRVTG